In one window of Cellulophaga sp. HaHa_2_95 DNA:
- a CDS encoding pirin family protein yields the protein MSTIKSVFPLGFPWQTQDPFLFCVYHLDHYPEGNEELGPKASLEGRTLGNNFSLKDGWRMYHGKTVPGFPAHPHRGFETITIVNKGYCDHSDSLGAAGRFGMGDVQWMTAGRGVQHSEMFPLLSTDTPNPLEMFQIWLNLPQKNKFVAPYFSMLWHEDIPIIKTESSSVKVVTGTYNEHAALDPAPNSWAADSANEVAIWNIHVDASRTFTLPKAKSDVTRTLYFYEGDRIVMDGQTITPNHGIIVDASEAIEIKVLGKNAHFLMLQGKPIKEPIAKYGPFVMNSDEEIQQAMQEYQLTQFGGWPWPQAANVHDKSKGRFAKYPDGTIVEK from the coding sequence ATGAGCACTATAAAATCTGTTTTTCCATTAGGCTTTCCATGGCAAACGCAAGATCCTTTTTTATTCTGCGTATACCACTTAGATCATTATCCGGAAGGAAATGAAGAGCTGGGACCTAAAGCATCCTTGGAAGGCAGAACTTTAGGAAACAATTTTTCTTTAAAAGACGGTTGGCGTATGTATCACGGGAAAACCGTTCCTGGTTTCCCTGCACATCCGCACCGTGGTTTTGAAACTATAACTATAGTGAATAAAGGCTATTGTGATCATTCGGATTCTCTTGGTGCTGCCGGACGTTTCGGTATGGGAGACGTACAATGGATGACTGCAGGCCGCGGCGTACAACACTCAGAAATGTTTCCATTATTGAGTACTGACACCCCAAACCCGCTAGAAATGTTTCAAATCTGGCTTAATTTACCTCAGAAAAACAAATTTGTTGCCCCCTATTTTTCCATGCTCTGGCATGAAGATATTCCGATAATAAAAACCGAATCTAGCTCCGTAAAAGTAGTTACAGGAACCTATAATGAACATGCAGCATTAGACCCTGCCCCGAATTCTTGGGCTGCAGATAGCGCCAATGAAGTGGCTATCTGGAATATACATGTAGATGCAAGTAGAACCTTTACCTTACCAAAAGCAAAAAGTGATGTCACTAGAACTTTGTATTTTTATGAAGGAGATCGTATTGTAATGGATGGACAAACGATTACTCCAAATCATGGTATTATTGTAGATGCTTCGGAAGCTATTGAAATAAAAGTATTGGGTAAAAATGCCCACTTTCTAATGCTACAAGGAAAACCTATTAAAGAACCTATTGCCAAATACGGCCCTTTTGTTATGAATAGTGATGAAGAGATTCAACAAGCCATGCAAGAGTATCAATTAACCCAATTTGGTGGATGGCCTTGGCCTCAGGCTGCGAATGTACATGATAAAAGTAAAGGTAGGTTTGCAAAATACCCAGATGGAACTATTGTAGAAAAATAG
- a CDS encoding DUF695 domain-containing protein, whose protein sequence is MSFLKSLFNKKDAEAPAPLTYQDFWTWFQEHEKAFYEIIKSGNDIEQKFFDVLGPKLNELKEHTFWYLSGMSDDTTAELILTADGNLKHIPFVEELAASAPVLKNWKITSLKQPSSSSTFGIKMNDYTFSEETMSFYAHEIPEMPDQIELTILHTAYTPENESHISHGAYILLDNFLGELNCVTTIDHINFKNTEDAEKELVPLAKLKDFLLWREKEFIEKYEGLRHNTEKDSYSSFNGTLKNGLPIIAIVNTDILQWNAKASHPWIAIAIFKFEGDDNNGMPDDETYHLLNTLEDRIMLELKDSDGYINIGRETANSTREIYFSCHDFRKPAIVFDQIQKENKELISFDFEIYKDKYWQTFNKYL, encoded by the coding sequence ATGAGTTTTTTAAAATCGTTATTTAATAAAAAAGATGCCGAAGCTCCGGCTCCCCTAACATACCAAGATTTTTGGACCTGGTTTCAAGAACATGAAAAAGCTTTCTATGAGATCATTAAAAGTGGTAATGATATCGAACAAAAATTCTTTGATGTTTTAGGTCCAAAATTAAATGAACTAAAGGAGCATACTTTTTGGTACTTATCTGGCATGTCTGATGATACCACGGCAGAACTTATTTTAACGGCAGATGGCAATTTAAAGCATATTCCTTTTGTGGAAGAACTTGCTGCTTCCGCGCCTGTTCTTAAGAATTGGAAAATTACTTCTTTAAAACAACCCAGTTCCTCTAGTACCTTCGGTATTAAAATGAATGATTATACATTTAGTGAAGAAACTATGAGTTTCTACGCCCACGAAATTCCGGAAATGCCAGATCAAATAGAACTGACTATTCTACATACCGCGTATACTCCCGAAAATGAATCTCATATTTCTCATGGTGCATACATCCTATTAGATAATTTCTTAGGAGAATTAAATTGTGTCACTACTATAGATCATATTAACTTTAAGAATACCGAAGATGCCGAAAAAGAGCTTGTTCCCTTAGCCAAGCTAAAAGACTTCTTACTTTGGCGTGAAAAAGAATTTATTGAAAAGTATGAAGGTTTACGTCATAATACCGAAAAAGATAGTTATTCTAGTTTTAACGGTACCTTAAAAAACGGACTCCCTATTATTGCCATTGTCAATACAGATATATTGCAATGGAATGCTAAAGCGTCTCACCCTTGGATTGCCATTGCTATTTTTAAGTTTGAAGGAGATGACAACAACGGTATGCCAGACGATGAAACATACCATTTATTAAATACGTTAGAAGACCGTATTATGTTAGAATTAAAAGATTCTGATGGCTACATTAATATTGGTAGAGAAACTGCAAATTCTACAAGAGAAATTTACTTTTCTTGCCATGATTTTAGAAAACCCGCTATAGTTTTCGACCAGATACAAAAAGAAAATAAAGAACTAATCAGTTTTGATTTTGAGATTTATAAAGATAAATATTGGCAGACGTTCAATAAATATCTTTAA
- a CDS encoding two-component regulator propeller domain-containing protein, protein MNRFTFSILFTFTFSALIGQQIKFENYTTDDGLSNNSVIDIENDEDGGLWIGTLDGLNYFDGHTITYYKHEINEQGTIPGNYIINLERDKNGTLWLITKEGHVSRYLGNSTFKNFKFDKAPRQLKLAADGTLYVFAANTAYKFENGKFIVATYTPPEKENYENLKQILLTEYPGLIINDVLKDNIGNIWFATRRNGLFILPNDINNINNKRIDHYTYDVYTPYSFNSNEIEKLHQDLFGNVWLAQKDGGLSMAYNGSDKITTIVPHPVNYPHLPNETLRAITKDSNSNLWLGYYTNGIYYYDTGTKCYLKYKVKEAKQNSDWERVRNLFTASDGTVWVGTYAGILRITDKGYKTYEADSISELPNNRNYSMFEDTEKRLWIACWGGLAKFNLNENHFDFFKGQKQFDQFNIRSITKSGDVICMGTEENGVLFFDIKTGMVEQLTKNEGILGNSIYSIYKEELTTTYWIASLGGISVYNKATKEIKNITEEEGLPSHMVYGLLKNKDQIWASTTKGIAVIDTNSFEVKAFNPKEGWQAPEFSEGAYYQDSKGLMFFGGVNGLNYFNPNTIVNKTVAAKIKVVVNGDENFKKNIENNFRDNSLEITVTPIKFPNTSDADIYYKLSGKDEDWNLLPIDHLIKYANLSSGEYTFYVKEGNTQNLEVVSFNLKIKKAFYETIYFYVLLLFILLIGAFLIIYFKSKNALAQQKKLENQISARTRVIENQKRDLVAVNTLLDDKNKEIVLQKEKLLAIHNNLKNEAFEIEKFKTFVLSEFQEPISRVMKLASELKEDTKIQKEILWEAGKLVNLVSEWNYLDHVKEIGDIKVAAINLPILLKASIDKLKVKLKSNKVNFKGEYENSLGWVAVDVLRLRLLLQYLFNDLAKYSDTSSTLGLKIVRHHTFLEFRIESNSSVLISNWFNILHYSPYFIAVQNILKDLDGTFKETLVEGFHIALKIPVEFINANHHQVENITWKYLDQQKDVQLGKKQLLVFSDEVNFSVANQILENENYQLVFENEVNNFTSAINHMNIDLIVFYQATFSKELVQYLKSSLGNTSSKRQIPMVYISEDINYELQEQSVEFGIDVVIQLPASTRFILKKISSLLERRDDRIEHKLQQEVFQILTDDDINSPNDKLLKNSLTIVKQELSNPSFNVEMLVEKLGISRVKCYRIYKELLEQSPSDVITSLRLQKAEALLKTNKFNISEISFECGYNDPKYFGRSFKKYYGLSPKEFKAQLSRSIV, encoded by the coding sequence ATGAATCGTTTTACCTTTTCCATTCTTTTTACGTTTACTTTTTCCGCTCTTATTGGGCAACAAATCAAATTTGAAAACTATACTACAGATGATGGATTATCTAATAATTCTGTAATTGATATAGAAAATGATGAAGATGGCGGTCTTTGGATTGGGACCCTTGATGGATTGAATTATTTTGATGGACACACTATCACCTATTACAAGCACGAAATTAATGAACAAGGAACCATACCAGGAAATTATATCATAAATCTTGAAAGAGATAAGAATGGTACTCTTTGGTTAATTACAAAAGAAGGCCATGTAAGTAGATACCTTGGGAATTCCACTTTTAAAAATTTTAAATTTGATAAAGCCCCAAGACAACTAAAATTAGCAGCAGATGGTACTTTATACGTTTTTGCAGCAAATACGGCCTACAAATTTGAAAACGGAAAATTTATTGTTGCAACCTACACACCTCCTGAGAAGGAGAATTATGAGAACTTAAAACAAATACTCCTAACGGAGTACCCGGGCTTAATTATAAATGATGTTTTAAAAGACAATATCGGTAACATATGGTTCGCAACACGTAGAAATGGTCTTTTTATTCTTCCTAATGACATAAATAATATTAATAATAAAAGAATAGATCATTATACATATGATGTGTATACACCCTATAGTTTTAACAGCAATGAAATAGAAAAATTGCACCAAGATCTTTTTGGGAATGTATGGCTTGCGCAAAAAGACGGGGGGTTGAGTATGGCTTATAATGGCTCAGATAAAATTACGACAATAGTTCCGCATCCCGTGAATTATCCACATTTACCAAATGAAACATTGCGAGCGATAACCAAGGATAGTAATTCTAATTTATGGCTAGGATACTACACTAACGGAATCTATTATTATGACACGGGAACAAAATGCTATCTTAAATACAAAGTAAAGGAAGCCAAGCAAAATAGTGATTGGGAGCGTGTACGCAATTTATTTACCGCTAGTGATGGTACCGTATGGGTAGGTACCTATGCAGGAATACTGCGTATTACGGATAAGGGATATAAAACTTATGAAGCCGACTCGATCTCTGAACTACCAAACAACCGAAATTATTCCATGTTTGAAGATACAGAAAAGCGATTATGGATAGCTTGTTGGGGTGGTCTCGCGAAGTTCAATTTGAATGAAAACCATTTCGATTTTTTTAAGGGCCAAAAACAATTTGATCAATTTAATATTAGGAGTATTACCAAAAGTGGCGATGTAATTTGTATGGGCACTGAAGAGAATGGTGTATTATTTTTTGATATTAAAACGGGTATGGTAGAGCAGTTAACAAAGAATGAAGGTATTCTGGGAAATAGTATCTATTCTATTTATAAAGAGGAATTAACGACAACCTATTGGATTGCATCGCTTGGCGGAATTAGTGTTTACAACAAGGCCACTAAAGAGATTAAAAATATTACCGAAGAAGAAGGTTTACCAAGTCATATGGTCTACGGACTCCTAAAAAATAAAGATCAGATTTGGGCAAGTACCACTAAAGGAATTGCAGTAATAGACACTAATAGTTTTGAAGTAAAGGCTTTTAACCCAAAGGAAGGCTGGCAAGCTCCGGAGTTTTCAGAAGGGGCTTATTATCAAGATAGCAAAGGGCTAATGTTCTTTGGAGGGGTAAATGGATTAAATTATTTTAACCCTAATACAATAGTGAATAAAACAGTAGCTGCTAAGATTAAGGTTGTTGTAAATGGTGATGAAAATTTTAAAAAAAACATAGAAAATAATTTTAGAGATAATAGTTTAGAAATTACTGTGACTCCCATTAAATTTCCCAATACTAGCGATGCCGATATTTACTATAAACTTTCAGGAAAAGATGAGGATTGGAATCTATTACCAATAGACCATCTCATAAAGTATGCTAACCTTTCTTCAGGAGAATATACTTTTTACGTAAAAGAAGGTAATACCCAAAATCTAGAAGTGGTTTCCTTTAATTTAAAAATTAAGAAAGCCTTTTATGAAACCATATATTTTTATGTGCTTCTTCTTTTTATATTATTGATTGGTGCCTTTTTAATTATTTACTTTAAGAGTAAAAATGCCTTGGCGCAGCAGAAAAAACTAGAAAACCAAATAAGTGCTAGAACACGGGTCATAGAAAATCAAAAGAGAGACTTAGTGGCCGTAAACACCTTATTGGATGATAAGAATAAGGAGATTGTACTTCAGAAAGAAAAGCTACTTGCCATTCATAATAATTTGAAGAATGAAGCTTTTGAAATTGAAAAGTTTAAAACATTTGTTCTTTCAGAATTTCAAGAACCTATATCAAGAGTAATGAAATTAGCCAGTGAGTTGAAAGAGGATACAAAAATTCAAAAAGAAATACTTTGGGAGGCTGGTAAATTAGTGAACTTGGTGTCTGAATGGAATTATTTAGATCATGTCAAAGAAATTGGTGATATAAAAGTAGCTGCGATAAACTTGCCTATTCTTTTAAAAGCAAGTATTGATAAGCTCAAAGTAAAATTAAAAAGTAATAAGGTCAATTTTAAGGGTGAATATGAGAATTCTTTAGGTTGGGTGGCTGTAGACGTCTTACGTCTTAGGTTATTACTGCAGTATTTATTTAACGATTTGGCAAAATATTCAGATACCTCAAGCACCCTTGGTCTTAAAATTGTTAGGCATCATACATTTTTAGAGTTTCGAATTGAATCCAATAGTAGTGTCTTAATTTCTAATTGGTTTAATATTTTACATTATAGTCCATACTTTATAGCCGTTCAAAATATACTGAAAGATTTAGATGGTACTTTTAAGGAAACGCTAGTAGAGGGATTCCATATAGCCCTGAAAATACCTGTTGAATTTATAAATGCCAATCACCATCAGGTTGAAAATATTACTTGGAAGTATCTAGATCAACAGAAAGATGTACAGTTGGGTAAGAAACAACTTCTAGTATTTAGTGACGAAGTGAATTTTAGTGTCGCAAATCAAATCCTTGAAAATGAAAATTATCAACTAGTGTTTGAAAATGAAGTTAACAATTTCACTTCAGCTATTAATCATATGAATATTGACCTGATAGTATTCTACCAAGCTACTTTTTCTAAAGAACTCGTCCAATATTTAAAAAGTTCTTTGGGTAATACTTCGAGTAAGAGACAAATTCCCATGGTTTATATCTCAGAGGATATTAATTACGAATTGCAAGAACAGTCTGTAGAATTTGGCATTGATGTAGTTATACAATTACCTGCGAGTACACGGTTTATATTGAAGAAAATTTCAAGCCTATTAGAAAGGCGAGATGATCGTATAGAACATAAGTTACAGCAAGAGGTATTTCAAATACTTACAGATGATGATATCAATTCTCCAAATGATAAATTACTAAAAAATAGTCTTACGATTGTTAAACAAGAACTATCTAATCCTTCTTTTAATGTAGAAATGTTGGTGGAGAAGCTCGGGATATCTCGTGTAAAATGTTATCGAATTTATAAGGAATTACTGGAGCAATCACCATCAGATGTTATTACCTCGTTACGCTTACAAAAAGCAGAAGCTTTACTTAAAACCAACAAGTTTAATATCTCAGAAATTAGCTTTGAATGTGGGTATAATGACCCTAAGTATTTTGGGCGCTCTTTTAAAAAATATTATGGTCTTAGTCCTAAAGAATTTAAAGCACAATTATCAAGGTCAATTGTATAG
- a CDS encoding PAS domain-containing protein, protein MKKEMDQMMCLDIYLSSLTEQENKDITVRIKPAKKGAMAPLLSWDLHIDNFHNLALQSKQETAVRAFEKIAKKLQWENDISSLFENQEFEALVITDLHKKIVWVSDGFSEMTGYTKKFALDKTPAFLQGAETTAEVKSRISAKIKKDEPFTDIIVNYRKDNTSYKCEIKIIPLYTEKTTHYLALERQVV, encoded by the coding sequence ATGAAAAAAGAAATGGATCAAATGATGTGTTTAGATATTTATCTATCCTCATTAACAGAACAAGAAAATAAAGATATTACTGTTCGCATTAAACCGGCAAAAAAAGGCGCTATGGCTCCACTATTAAGTTGGGATCTTCATATTGACAACTTTCACAATCTAGCCCTACAATCTAAGCAAGAAACTGCTGTTCGGGCGTTTGAAAAAATTGCTAAAAAATTACAATGGGAAAATGACATTTCTTCTCTTTTTGAAAACCAAGAATTTGAAGCATTAGTAATTACTGATTTACACAAAAAAATCGTTTGGGTAAGTGACGGATTTTCTGAAATGACCGGATATACCAAAAAATTTGCATTAGATAAAACTCCAGCTTTTCTTCAAGGCGCAGAAACTACGGCGGAAGTAAAATCTCGTATCAGCGCAAAGATTAAAAAAGACGAACCTTTTACAGATATCATTGTCAACTACAGAAAAGACAACACCTCTTATAAGTGCGAGATTAAAATTATACCTTTATATACCGAGAAAACAACACATTATCTAGCCTTAGAACGTCAAGTAGTATAA
- a CDS encoding peptidylprolyl isomerase — protein MKLFSKLSSLLITCILMYSCQENQKEAPTALENRQRIELVTNKGTMVLALYNDTPLHRDNFINLVQHKAYDSLLFHRVISNFMIQAGDPESRNAKAKDTLGEGDVPYRVKAEFLPHLFHKKGVLAAARDGNPERASSGMQFYIVQGKIYNDSLLTIAEKRINGWLAEDYIRKDRAHSYLLDSLQHYSASGNTTKYMLYKDSITNWAAHAEEFKAYTIPEAQRAVYKTLGGVPHLDQNYTVFGEVIEGLATIDSIATTITGEFDRPIDDVRIIAMRLIE, from the coding sequence ATGAAATTATTTTCAAAGTTATCGTCCCTCCTTATTACGTGTATCCTTATGTATAGTTGCCAAGAAAACCAAAAGGAAGCCCCTACTGCCTTGGAAAATAGGCAACGTATAGAACTGGTCACAAATAAAGGAACTATGGTGCTAGCCCTTTATAATGATACGCCACTTCATCGTGACAACTTCATTAACCTAGTACAACATAAGGCCTATGACAGCCTTCTATTTCATAGAGTTATCTCCAATTTTATGATTCAGGCAGGAGACCCTGAAAGCAGAAACGCAAAAGCTAAAGACACTTTAGGAGAAGGTGATGTTCCTTACCGTGTCAAGGCAGAATTTTTGCCTCATCTTTTTCATAAAAAAGGGGTGTTGGCTGCTGCCCGTGATGGTAACCCAGAACGCGCCTCTAGTGGAATGCAATTTTATATCGTTCAAGGAAAAATATATAATGATAGCCTGTTAACGATTGCAGAAAAGAGAATAAACGGATGGTTAGCAGAAGATTATATTAGAAAAGACCGTGCGCACAGCTATCTTTTAGATTCACTACAGCATTATAGCGCTAGCGGAAATACTACAAAATACATGCTATACAAAGATAGCATTACTAACTGGGCAGCACATGCTGAGGAATTTAAAGCCTATACTATTCCTGAAGCTCAGCGCGCAGTTTATAAAACACTTGGGGGTGTACCTCATTTAGATCAGAATTATACTGTTTTTGGGGAAGTTATTGAAGGCCTAGCTACCATAGATTCTATTGCAACTACAATAACTGGAGAATTCGACCGGCCTATTGATGATGTACGCATTATAGCTATGCGTTTAATTGAGTAA
- a CDS encoding DUF493 family protein has product MDTDKEKEFYDKLKERLVETSTFPTTYLYKFIVPTAGTGVKEIESAFDDTDAVVINKLSKNGKFTSVSISLRLDSADAIIAYYKKVAGVEGLISL; this is encoded by the coding sequence ATGGATACCGATAAAGAAAAAGAGTTCTACGACAAGCTCAAAGAGCGTCTTGTAGAAACAAGCACCTTTCCTACTACTTATTTATATAAATTTATAGTGCCTACAGCAGGCACGGGTGTAAAAGAAATAGAAAGTGCATTTGATGATACAGATGCAGTGGTGATTAATAAATTATCTAAAAACGGAAAATTTACGAGTGTTTCTATAAGCTTACGTTTAGATTCTGCCGATGCAATTATTGCTTATTATAAGAAGGTTGCAGGTGTAGAAGGTTTAATATCTTTGTAA
- the murA gene encoding UDP-N-acetylglucosamine 1-carboxyvinyltransferase encodes MGTFKIEGGHQLHGDITPQGAKNEALQILCAVLLTAEPVTIHNIPDIIDVNKLIALLEDLGVKIQKKGKGSYSFVADDVNLEYLQSDQFKEDGRGLRGSIMLVGPLLARFGKGYIPKPGGDKIGRRRLDTHFEGFINLGAKFRYNKEEHFYGVEAKKLKGTYMLLDEASVTGTANIVMAAVLAEGTTTIYNAACEPYLQQLCKMLNRMGAKIGGVGSNLLTIEGVDTLGGTSHTMLPDMIEIGSWIGLAAMTRSELTIKNVSWDDLGQIPTVFRKLGITIERKGDDIYIPAHMSGYEIQNYIDGSILTIADAPWPGLTPDLLSIILVVATQAKGEVLVHQKMFESRLFFVDKLLDMGAKVILCDPHRATVIGHNFESTLKATTMVSPDIRAGVSLLIAALSAKGTSTIHNIEQIDRGYENIDERLRAIGAKITRVS; translated from the coding sequence ATGGGAACATTTAAAATTGAAGGCGGTCATCAACTTCATGGTGACATTACACCGCAAGGTGCAAAAAACGAAGCACTACAAATATTATGTGCTGTACTGCTAACGGCAGAACCTGTAACGATACATAATATCCCAGATATTATTGATGTTAATAAACTAATTGCTTTACTCGAAGATTTGGGTGTGAAAATCCAAAAAAAAGGAAAAGGCTCTTATAGTTTTGTGGCAGATGACGTAAATCTAGAGTACTTACAATCAGATCAGTTTAAAGAAGACGGACGCGGATTGCGTGGATCTATTATGTTAGTAGGGCCATTATTGGCTCGTTTTGGAAAAGGATACATTCCTAAACCAGGAGGAGACAAGATTGGTAGAAGAAGACTTGATACCCACTTTGAAGGTTTTATAAACTTAGGAGCTAAGTTTCGTTACAACAAAGAAGAACATTTTTACGGTGTAGAGGCTAAAAAACTAAAAGGTACGTACATGCTTTTAGATGAAGCCTCTGTTACCGGTACCGCAAATATTGTAATGGCTGCTGTTCTTGCCGAAGGAACAACAACAATTTATAACGCCGCTTGTGAACCTTACCTACAGCAACTTTGTAAGATGCTGAACCGTATGGGTGCTAAAATTGGTGGAGTAGGTTCTAATCTACTTACTATTGAAGGGGTAGATACATTAGGAGGAACATCACATACAATGTTGCCAGATATGATTGAAATTGGTAGCTGGATTGGTCTTGCTGCTATGACAAGAAGTGAGCTTACGATTAAAAATGTAAGTTGGGATGACTTAGGACAAATACCTACCGTTTTTCGTAAACTTGGAATTACAATTGAACGTAAAGGTGATGATATTTATATTCCGGCTCATATGAGCGGATATGAGATACAGAACTATATAGACGGTTCTATTTTGACCATTGCAGATGCTCCATGGCCTGGTTTAACACCAGATTTATTGAGTATCATTCTAGTAGTAGCTACGCAAGCCAAAGGAGAAGTATTGGTGCATCAAAAAATGTTTGAAAGCCGTTTGTTCTTTGTAGATAAATTGTTAGATATGGGGGCTAAAGTGATTCTTTGTGATCCGCATAGAGCAACCGTTATAGGACATAACTTTGAGTCTACCTTAAAAGCAACAACCATGGTTTCTCCAGATATTAGAGCAGGAGTTTCTTTATTAATTGCAGCATTGTCTGCAAAAGGAACCTCTACGATTCATAATATAGAACAGATAGATAGAGGTTATGAAAATATAGATGAACGTTTACGTGCTATTGGCGCAAAAATTACACGTGTGTCTTAG
- a CDS encoding DUF4290 domain-containing protein yields the protein MNLANNEVFNLEYNTERPQLIIPEYGRHFQKMVDYAMSIEDDEERNKIAQAIISVMGNLQPHFRDVPDFQHKLWDQLFIMSDFKLKVDSPYPVTTKEMLQERPEPLGYPQNFPKYRFYGNNIKQMIDVAMSWEKGDKRDGLEYAIANHMKKCYLNWNKDTVEDKIIFKHLHELSDGEIDLAATEEHLTDSGQFLKNRPAKQNSNRSNNKKNTNNRNNNRGKKRY from the coding sequence TTGAATTTAGCTAACAACGAAGTATTCAATCTAGAGTACAACACGGAGCGTCCGCAGCTTATTATTCCGGAATACGGGCGTCATTTCCAGAAAATGGTAGACTATGCTATGAGCATAGAAGATGATGAAGAACGTAATAAAATAGCACAAGCTATTATTAGTGTGATGGGTAATTTGCAACCTCATTTTAGAGATGTTCCAGATTTTCAACACAAATTATGGGATCAGCTGTTTATTATGTCTGATTTTAAGTTGAAGGTAGATTCTCCTTACCCAGTGACGACGAAGGAAATGCTTCAAGAACGTCCTGAGCCTTTAGGATATCCGCAAAATTTTCCTAAATATCGTTTCTACGGAAATAATATTAAGCAAATGATTGATGTGGCTATGTCTTGGGAAAAAGGTGATAAGCGTGATGGCTTAGAATATGCTATTGCCAATCACATGAAAAAATGTTATCTAAACTGGAACAAAGATACCGTTGAAGATAAGATTATTTTTAAGCACTTGCATGAACTAAGTGATGGCGAGATAGATTTGGCAGCCACAGAAGAGCACCTGACAGATAGCGGTCAGTTCCTAAAAAACAGACCGGCGAAACAAAATTCTAATCGCTCTAACAACAAAAAAAATACAAATAATAGAAATAATAATCGCGGTAAGAAGCGTTATTAA
- a CDS encoding VOC family protein, whose translation MKKLIFFLVFFMVAISHAQKFDFTIDHTTLIVSDLKTTGDFYQKVIGLKEIDHPTKDLGFRWFSIQGNTQLHLIYKADVVMKKHKSSHVCLSTSQLDEFIQNLEQNNISYEDWPGTKSGITLRADGVKQIYITDPEGYWIEINDAKH comes from the coding sequence ATGAAAAAACTAATTTTCTTTTTGGTATTCTTTATGGTTGCCATAAGCCATGCTCAGAAATTTGATTTCACTATTGACCATACTACACTTATTGTCAGTGATTTAAAAACTACGGGCGATTTCTACCAAAAAGTTATCGGTTTAAAAGAAATAGACCATCCTACCAAAGATCTTGGATTCAGGTGGTTTTCTATCCAAGGAAATACGCAGCTCCATTTAATATACAAAGCAGATGTAGTAATGAAAAAGCATAAATCTAGTCATGTATGCTTATCAACGTCGCAATTAGATGAATTCATACAAAATTTAGAGCAGAATAATATCTCATATGAAGATTGGCCCGGTACAAAAAGTGGTATTACTTTGCGTGCCGATGGTGTAAAACAAATCTATATAACAGATCCTGAAGGTTATTGGATTGAGATAAACGACGCAAAACATTAA
- a CDS encoding AAA family ATPase: MSTRKVVIAGGPSTGKTSVVHGIEKAGFKCFHEISREITLQAREEGIEQLFLTDPLLFSQRILEGRKSQFIASESLTDPLVFFDRGLPDVVAYLDCFGTEYPKTFSEICDAHPYDTIFLLPPWKEIHTSDNERYENYEEALQIHNCLEKAYQSFGYSIIEVPKVSVEERVAFIIEELKLN; the protein is encoded by the coding sequence TTGAGCACAAGAAAAGTTGTAATTGCAGGCGGGCCAAGCACAGGAAAGACTTCTGTGGTACATGGTATAGAAAAAGCAGGTTTTAAATGTTTCCATGAAATTTCAAGAGAAATAACACTTCAAGCAAGAGAAGAAGGTATTGAACAGTTATTTTTAACAGATCCCTTACTGTTTAGTCAGCGTATTTTAGAGGGCAGAAAATCGCAATTTATAGCTTCTGAATCACTTACCGATCCCCTTGTTTTTTTTGATCGTGGCCTACCAGATGTAGTTGCTTATTTAGATTGTTTTGGCACTGAATATCCAAAAACATTTTCAGAAATTTGTGATGCCCATCCATACGATACGATATTTTTATTACCTCCTTGGAAAGAAATACATACGTCTGATAATGAACGTTATGAGAATTACGAAGAAGCCTTACAGATTCATAATTGTTTAGAAAAAGCATACCAAAGTTTTGGGTATTCCATTATTGAAGTACCCAAAGTTTCTGTTGAAGAACGAGTAGCTTTTATTATAGAAGAATTAAAATTAAATTAG